In one Candidatus Tanganyikabacteria bacterium genomic region, the following are encoded:
- a CDS encoding acyl-CoA dehydrogenase family protein, which translates to MNPHITEEQRALVQMVREFCEREVDPHVAGWDRAEHFPREVVTKMGEMGLLGIPLPEQYGGGGGSFFDYVLAVEELSRHDAGLAVTYCVHLSAHARSVLEFGTAEQKAAYLPKLAKGEWLGAFALTEPHCGSDAAALTTRADRDGDSYVLNGTKQWITTAKSAGLFLLFARTDPDSQGAKGITAFLIEAGTPGLVVDRKTHKLGVRTSETYDVLLKDCRVPISAVIGQVGEGFKIAMKTLDGGRIGIAAQALGIAQAALDAAKTFSQQREAFGQPISRFQGIQWKIADMAVRLGAARQLTYRAALAKDAGLPHTKEGAMAKLLASRVARECANESLQIHGGYGYTEEFPVERHYRDAKVTEIYEGTSEIQKIVISRALLQPARVREPALR; encoded by the coding sequence ATGAACCCCCACATCACCGAAGAGCAGCGCGCCCTGGTGCAGATGGTCCGCGAGTTCTGCGAGCGCGAGGTGGATCCGCACGTCGCCGGATGGGATCGGGCCGAGCACTTCCCGCGCGAGGTCGTCACGAAGATGGGCGAGATGGGCCTGCTGGGCATCCCCCTGCCCGAGCAGTACGGCGGCGGCGGCGGGTCGTTCTTCGACTACGTGCTGGCGGTCGAGGAACTCTCGCGCCACGACGCCGGCCTGGCGGTCACCTACTGCGTGCACCTCTCGGCGCATGCCCGTTCCGTTCTGGAGTTCGGCACGGCCGAGCAGAAGGCCGCGTACCTGCCTAAGCTCGCGAAGGGCGAGTGGCTGGGCGCGTTCGCCCTCACCGAGCCGCATTGCGGTTCGGACGCCGCCGCGCTCACCACCCGCGCCGACCGCGACGGCGACTCGTACGTGCTAAACGGCACCAAGCAGTGGATCACCACTGCCAAGAGCGCCGGGCTCTTCCTGCTCTTCGCCCGCACCGATCCCGACTCGCAGGGCGCCAAGGGCATCACGGCGTTCCTCATCGAGGCCGGCACGCCGGGCCTGGTGGTGGATCGCAAGACCCACAAGCTGGGCGTGCGCACCTCCGAGACGTACGACGTGCTGCTCAAGGATTGCCGCGTGCCCATCTCGGCGGTGATCGGCCAGGTGGGCGAGGGGTTCAAGATCGCCATGAAGACCCTCGACGGCGGGCGCATCGGCATCGCCGCGCAGGCCCTGGGCATCGCGCAGGCGGCCCTCGACGCAGCCAAGACCTTCTCGCAGCAGCGGGAGGCCTTCGGGCAGCCGATTTCCCGGTTCCAGGGCATCCAGTGGAAGATCGCCGACATGGCCGTCCGGCTTGGCGCGGCGCGGCAACTCACCTACCGGGCGGCGCTGGCCAAGGATGCCGGCCTGCCGCACACCAAGGAGGGCGCGATGGCCAAGCTCCTGGCCAGCCGCGTCGCCCGCGAATGCGCCAACGAATCGCTGCAGATCCACGGCGGCTACGGCTACACCGAGGAGTTCCCCGTCGAACGCCACTACCGGGACGCCAAGGTCACCGAGATATACGAGGGCACGAGCGAGATCCAGAAGATAGTCATCTCCCGGGCGCTGCTGCAGCCCGCCCGGGTGCGCGAGCCGGCCCTGCGGTAG